Proteins from one Halovivax limisalsi genomic window:
- a CDS encoding translation initiation factor IF-5A, which produces MATQQQEVRDLQEGGYVMIDEAACQINAYSTAKPGKHGSAKARIEAKGVFDEKKRSLSQPVDAKIRVPIIERKQGQIVSVDGDDMQVMDLESYETFTMRVPEDVDASPDDEIEFLEMEGKRKIV; this is translated from the coding sequence ATGGCGACACAGCAGCAGGAAGTTCGCGACCTCCAGGAAGGTGGCTACGTCATGATCGACGAGGCGGCGTGTCAGATCAACGCCTACTCGACCGCGAAGCCGGGCAAACACGGTAGCGCGAAGGCCCGCATCGAAGCGAAAGGCGTCTTCGACGAGAAGAAGCGCTCGCTCAGCCAGCCGGTCGACGCCAAGATCCGCGTCCCGATCATCGAGCGAAAGCAGGGCCAGATCGTCTCCGTCGACGGCGACGACATGCAGGTGATGGATCTGGAGAGCTACGAGACGTTCACCATGCGGGTTCCCGAGGACGTCGACGCCTCGCCCGACGACGAGATCGAATTCCTCGAGATGGAAGGAAAGCGCAAGATCGTCTGA